In Aeromicrobium marinum DSM 15272, one genomic interval encodes:
- a CDS encoding energy-coupling factor transporter transmembrane component T family protein — protein sequence MRTLVVRANPLALAVVGTASVFGSLAVRSLDIALVALGLYLVAVLLFTPSWRYAALCLGFAVFAGLTVAWSTWRLGGHDEVVAATAGLRIVVLAWPGSVVAGYMDPTRLGDHLAQNLRLPARLVVAVSAAMQQVTTLMEQWRQLARTRRARGLGPAGGLGARGRYAASMVFGLLVATLRSATTRSVAMDARGFATAHRRTWAEPAPWSGLDVGVSLGGLALASVPVVMFVAGG from the coding sequence GTGAGGACGCTGGTGGTGCGGGCCAACCCCTTGGCGCTGGCCGTCGTCGGCACCGCGTCGGTGTTCGGCTCGCTGGCGGTGCGGTCGCTCGACATCGCCCTCGTCGCGCTCGGGTTGTACCTGGTGGCCGTGCTCCTGTTCACCCCGTCGTGGAGGTACGCCGCCCTGTGCCTCGGCTTCGCGGTGTTCGCAGGCCTGACCGTCGCCTGGTCGACCTGGCGGCTCGGTGGCCATGACGAGGTCGTCGCCGCCACGGCCGGTCTGCGGATCGTCGTGCTGGCGTGGCCCGGGTCGGTCGTCGCGGGCTACATGGACCCGACCCGGTTGGGCGACCACCTGGCCCAGAACCTGCGCCTGCCGGCCCGTCTGGTGGTGGCCGTGTCGGCGGCGATGCAGCAGGTCACGACCCTCATGGAGCAGTGGCGTCAGCTGGCCCGGACCAGGCGGGCACGGGGTCTCGGCCCGGCCGGTGGCCTCGGTGCGCGGGGGCGGTACGCGGCATCGATGGTGTTCGGTCTGCTCGTCGCCACGCTGCGGTCGGCGACGACGCGGTCGGTCGCGATGGACGCCCGCGGGTTCGCCACCGCGCACCGCCGCACCTGGGCCGAGCCCGCGCCGTGGTCGGGGCTCGACGTCGGGGTCTCCCTCGGCGGCCTCGCGCTGGCCTCGGTGCCGGTCGTGATGTTCGTCGCGGGCGGCTGA
- a CDS encoding MaoC family dehydratase — MSQPRVFSSLEDFKAAAGTELGTSDWVTITQDQIDTFADATGDHQWIHVDPERAATGPFGTTIAHGYLTLSLLPVFSAQIYTVEGLTMGVNYGANKVRFPNPVPVDSRLRATATLKETADIAIGTQATITFVVEREGAEKPAVVAEVVYVMAGGAS; from the coding sequence ATGTCCCAGCCCCGCGTGTTCTCCAGCCTGGAGGACTTCAAGGCCGCCGCCGGCACCGAGCTCGGCACCAGTGACTGGGTGACGATCACCCAGGACCAGATCGACACCTTCGCCGACGCCACCGGTGACCACCAGTGGATCCACGTCGACCCCGAACGTGCGGCCACCGGCCCGTTCGGCACGACCATCGCCCACGGCTACCTGACGCTGTCCCTGCTGCCGGTCTTCAGTGCGCAGATCTACACCGTCGAGGGCCTGACGATGGGCGTCAACTACGGCGCCAACAAGGTGCGGTTCCCGAACCCGGTCCCGGTCGACTCGCGGCTGCGGGCCACGGCCACGCTGAAGGAGACGGCCGACATCGCCATCGGCACCCAGGCGACGATCACCTTCGTCGTCGAGCGCGAAGGTGCGGAGAAGCCCGCGGTCGTGGCCGAGGTCGTCTACGTGATGGCGGGAGGGGCGTCCTGA
- a CDS encoding acyl-CoA dehydrogenase family protein, which produces MHFAFDDATNEIVARVQTFMDEHVYPAEASAHEQMRAAIAEDRWDPPAVLAELRAKAKEQGLWNFFLPGGGPAGLTNLQYAPIAEITGRSIQLAPAAFNCAAPDTGNMEVLHMFGTDEQKQQWLEPLLAGDIRSAFAMTEPQVASSDATNIETRIERDGDHYVLNGRKWWITGAMNPNCKVFIVMGKTDPEASRHRQQSMILVERGTPGFEILRGMQVFGYEDRDHGGHAELRFTNVRVPVSNLVGGEGEGFAIAQARLGPGRIHHCMRSIGIAERAIEMMCRRATERVAFGRPIADQGVVRDWIAESRVRLEQLRLLVLKTAWLMDTVGNRGAHTEIQAIKIATPQTVEWILDKAIQTHGAGGISQDFPLAEWWAGMRTLRFADGPDEVHKNSLAKAEIAKHRRD; this is translated from the coding sequence ATGCACTTCGCCTTCGACGACGCGACGAACGAGATCGTGGCCCGCGTGCAGACCTTCATGGACGAGCACGTTTACCCGGCCGAGGCGTCGGCCCACGAGCAGATGCGGGCCGCGATCGCCGAGGACCGGTGGGACCCGCCGGCCGTCCTCGCCGAGCTGCGGGCCAAGGCCAAGGAGCAGGGCCTCTGGAACTTCTTCCTGCCCGGCGGCGGACCGGCCGGCCTCACCAACCTGCAGTACGCACCCATCGCCGAGATCACCGGGCGCAGCATCCAGCTGGCCCCGGCGGCGTTCAACTGCGCGGCCCCCGACACGGGCAACATGGAGGTGCTGCACATGTTCGGCACCGACGAGCAGAAGCAGCAGTGGCTGGAGCCGCTCCTGGCCGGCGACATCCGCTCGGCCTTCGCGATGACCGAGCCGCAGGTCGCGTCCTCGGACGCCACCAACATCGAGACGCGCATCGAGCGCGACGGCGACCACTACGTGCTCAACGGCCGCAAGTGGTGGATCACCGGCGCGATGAACCCGAACTGCAAGGTGTTCATCGTCATGGGCAAGACCGACCCGGAGGCGTCACGGCACCGCCAGCAGTCGATGATCCTGGTCGAGCGCGGCACCCCCGGCTTCGAGATCCTGCGGGGCATGCAGGTGTTCGGCTACGAGGACCGCGACCACGGCGGCCACGCCGAGCTGCGGTTCACGAACGTGCGGGTGCCGGTGTCGAACCTCGTCGGAGGTGAGGGCGAGGGCTTCGCCATCGCCCAGGCGCGACTCGGACCCGGACGCATCCACCACTGCATGCGGTCGATCGGCATCGCCGAGCGCGCCATCGAGATGATGTGCCGGCGCGCGACCGAGCGGGTCGCCTTCGGCCGGCCGATCGCCGACCAGGGCGTCGTGCGCGACTGGATCGCCGAGTCGCGGGTCCGGCTCGAGCAGCTGCGTCTGCTGGTGCTCAAGACGGCGTGGCTGATGGACACCGTCGGCAACCGGGGCGCGCACACCGAGATCCAGGCGATCAAGATCGCCACCCCGCAGACCGTGGAGTGGATCCTCGACAAGGCGATCCAGACGCACGGGGCCGGCGGCATCAGCCAGGACTTCCCGCTCGCGGAGTGGTGGGCCGGCATGCGGACCCTGCGGTTCGCCGACGGACCGGACGAGGTGCACAAGAACTCGCTGGCCAAGGCCGAGATCGCCAAGCACCGGCGCGACTGA
- a CDS encoding SDR family oxidoreductase, whose protein sequence is MGFQVQGAAAVVTGAGSGIGAGIAQRLLEAGASVVLGDLDAERLAATAAELDAAHPGRVAHVAGDAADEGHVHDLIAAAPAPVDLYVANAGIFRGFGLDADDAAWESSWQVNVQSHVRAARALVPGWVERAAAGAGGGVFVSTASAAGLLTQLGSPTYATTKHAAVGFAEWLAATYGDRGVQVCCLCPMGVRTDMLSEGATSADGDAGLGMRAVTTAGRVLSPLEVADTLLDAVAAGRFLALPHPEVGDMLARKAADHDHWISGMQRFRGSLEP, encoded by the coding sequence ATGGGGTTCCAGGTGCAGGGCGCCGCTGCCGTCGTCACCGGCGCGGGCAGCGGCATCGGCGCCGGCATCGCCCAGCGGTTGTTGGAGGCCGGAGCCTCGGTCGTGCTGGGCGACCTGGACGCCGAGCGGCTCGCTGCGACGGCCGCCGAGCTGGACGCCGCCCACCCCGGGCGGGTCGCGCACGTGGCGGGTGACGCCGCCGACGAGGGCCACGTCCACGACCTGATCGCGGCGGCCCCGGCGCCGGTGGACCTGTACGTCGCCAACGCCGGCATCTTCCGCGGGTTCGGCCTCGACGCCGACGATGCCGCGTGGGAGTCCTCCTGGCAGGTCAACGTGCAGAGCCACGTCAGGGCCGCCCGGGCCCTCGTGCCCGGGTGGGTGGAACGCGCCGCCGCAGGCGCTGGCGGCGGGGTCTTCGTGTCGACGGCCTCGGCCGCCGGACTGCTCACCCAGCTGGGGTCACCGACCTACGCCACCACCAAGCACGCGGCGGTCGGGTTCGCCGAGTGGCTGGCCGCCACCTACGGCGACCGGGGGGTGCAGGTCTGCTGCCTCTGCCCCATGGGGGTCCGCACCGACATGCTGTCCGAGGGCGCCACGAGCGCCGACGGCGACGCCGGCCTCGGCATGCGGGCCGTCACGACGGCCGGTCGGGTGCTGAGCCCGCTCGAGGTCGCCGACACGCTGCTCGACGCGGTGGCCGCGGGCCGGTTCCTGGCGCTGCCCCACCCCGAGGTGGGCGACATGCTGGCGCGCAAGGCCGCGGACCACGACCACTGGATCAGCGGCATGCAACGGTTCCGCGGCTCGCTCGAACCCTGA
- a CDS encoding PhoX family protein: MTITPERPLLPMADSPAVSPCSTRRSALTCRYRCGDACAHDAPNTSDNVTFAEVVQSALSRRGLLRAGTVLGVAGLGTSALASPAAAAGLSTGVAPGPFGLKYTPVQPNTADMVTVPPGYSQQVVIRWGDPLFADSPAFDPANQTAAAQQRQFGFNCDHLDILEVERGVHVLVVNHEYTSETLMYPGYSSADPTREQVETSWAAHGLTVVAVSDTRGSGALTPIVGHPLNRRLHTSSEFELTGPVAGHPLVRTSADPDGTTVLGTLNNCAGGITPWGTWLTAEENFNQYFANANSVTDPTVRARLARYGFPGGTTERQWERFDSRFDLAQEPNEANRFGWIVEVDPFDPTATPKKRTALGRFKHEAATAQLTRDRRVALYMGDDERFDYLYKFVTRDTFSKGPTRAAKAANADLLDHGTLYVARFSGNSPANEIDGSGRLPADGRFDGSGEWIPLVSGTESFVPGMDATEVLLFTRQAADLMGATKMDRPEDVEPSPQTGKVYVALTNNSNRGAAGQAAADEANPRAVNRHGHVLELTESSNDAGATTFGWNLLLVCGDPADPSTYFGGYPKTDVSPISCPDNIAFDPRGNLWISTDGNALGSNDGLFGVAVEGSDRGRVTQFLTVPVGAETCGPVIQRERVMVCVQHPGERNGASYENRASFWPDGNGALPRPSVVAVWQTNGRPIGT, translated from the coding sequence ATGACCATCACCCCCGAACGACCCCTGCTCCCGATGGCGGACTCCCCCGCCGTCTCCCCGTGCTCCACCCGACGCTCGGCCCTCACCTGCCGGTACCGGTGCGGCGACGCCTGCGCCCACGACGCCCCCAACACCTCCGACAACGTGACGTTCGCCGAGGTCGTGCAGTCGGCTCTGAGCCGCCGTGGGTTGCTGCGAGCCGGGACCGTCCTCGGGGTGGCCGGCCTCGGCACCTCCGCCCTCGCCTCACCGGCTGCGGCGGCCGGCCTGTCGACCGGGGTGGCGCCGGGTCCGTTCGGGCTGAAGTACACCCCCGTGCAGCCCAACACCGCCGACATGGTGACCGTGCCGCCCGGCTACTCCCAGCAGGTCGTGATCCGGTGGGGCGACCCGTTGTTCGCCGACAGCCCGGCGTTCGACCCCGCGAACCAGACCGCAGCCGCCCAGCAGCGGCAGTTCGGGTTCAACTGCGACCACCTCGACATCCTGGAGGTGGAGCGCGGCGTGCACGTCCTGGTCGTCAACCACGAGTACACGAGCGAGACCCTGATGTACCCCGGCTACTCGTCGGCCGACCCCACCCGCGAGCAGGTCGAGACGTCGTGGGCGGCCCACGGCCTCACGGTCGTGGCGGTGAGCGACACCCGCGGCAGCGGCGCCCTGACGCCGATCGTCGGCCACCCGCTCAACCGCCGCCTGCACACGTCGTCGGAGTTCGAGCTCACCGGTCCCGTTGCCGGCCACCCGCTGGTGCGCACGTCGGCCGACCCGGACGGCACGACCGTGCTCGGCACACTGAACAACTGCGCGGGCGGCATCACCCCGTGGGGCACCTGGCTGACGGCCGAGGAGAACTTCAACCAGTACTTCGCCAACGCGAACTCCGTCACCGATCCGACGGTCCGCGCGCGACTGGCCCGCTACGGGTTCCCCGGCGGCACGACCGAACGCCAGTGGGAGCGGTTCGACAGCCGCTTCGACCTCGCCCAGGAGCCCAACGAGGCCAACCGGTTCGGCTGGATCGTCGAGGTCGACCCGTTCGATCCCACCGCGACGCCCAAGAAGCGCACCGCGCTGGGCCGGTTCAAGCACGAGGCCGCCACCGCGCAGCTCACCCGCGACCGCCGGGTGGCTCTCTACATGGGCGACGACGAGCGGTTCGACTACCTCTACAAGTTCGTCACGCGCGACACGTTCAGCAAGGGCCCGACCCGGGCGGCCAAGGCGGCCAACGCCGACCTGCTCGACCACGGCACGCTGTACGTCGCCCGGTTCAGCGGCAACTCGCCCGCGAACGAGATCGACGGGTCGGGCCGGCTCCCCGCCGACGGCCGCTTCGACGGCTCCGGCGAGTGGATCCCGCTCGTCAGCGGGACCGAGTCCTTCGTTCCCGGCATGGACGCGACCGAGGTCCTGCTGTTCACGCGGCAGGCGGCCGACCTGATGGGCGCCACCAAGATGGACCGTCCCGAGGACGTCGAACCGAGCCCGCAGACGGGCAAGGTGTACGTCGCGCTCACCAACAACAGCAACCGGGGGGCGGCCGGTCAGGCGGCCGCCGACGAGGCCAACCCGCGGGCGGTCAACCGCCACGGCCACGTGCTGGAGCTGACGGAGTCGAGCAACGACGCCGGAGCCACCACCTTCGGCTGGAACCTGCTGCTGGTGTGCGGGGACCCGGCCGATCCCAGCACCTACTTCGGCGGCTACCCCAAGACCGATGTCTCGCCGATCTCGTGCCCCGACAACATCGCCTTCGACCCGCGCGGCAACCTGTGGATCTCGACCGACGGCAACGCGCTGGGGTCCAACGACGGCCTGTTCGGTGTGGCCGTCGAGGGCAGCGACCGCGGCCGGGTCACGCAGTTCCTCACCGTCCCGGTGGGGGCCGAGACCTGCGGACCGGTGATCCAGCGGGAGCGCGTCATGGTCTGCGTGCAGCACCCGGGTGAGCGCAACGGCGCCAGCTACGAGAACCGGGCGTCGTTCTGGCCCGACGGCAACGGCGCACTGCCCCGTCCGTCGGTCGTCGCGGTGTGGCAGACCAACGGGCGCCCGATCGGCACCTGA
- a CDS encoding SGNH/GDSL hydrolase family protein, which yields MSETSFDYTNLSGRPAGPVVRVASALSRGVRSVQRQVEPYAEQWRRHNLAAVAADGPLWVVLGDSMAQGIGASRPHRGWAGQLADHLPDHRMVNLSFYGARVPDVLDRQLPAMDSLGEAPDLVTVVIGSNDLMSRTGRAVLPEALADLLERLPPGTVMGNQPGGQSSAVRFNDQVDEAVRRRGLVRAEFRDPRTRNWRGKLSADHFHPNDAGYAGMAQIVREAVHRR from the coding sequence GTGAGCGAGACGTCCTTCGACTACACCAACCTCAGCGGGCGGCCTGCGGGACCGGTCGTCCGGGTCGCCAGCGCCCTGTCGCGTGGCGTGCGGTCGGTGCAGCGCCAGGTCGAGCCCTACGCCGAGCAGTGGCGGCGGCACAATCTCGCCGCGGTCGCCGCGGACGGCCCGCTCTGGGTGGTGCTCGGCGACTCGATGGCCCAGGGCATCGGCGCCAGCCGGCCGCACCGCGGGTGGGCGGGTCAGCTCGCCGACCACCTGCCCGACCACCGGATGGTGAACCTGTCGTTCTACGGCGCGCGGGTGCCCGACGTGCTGGACCGACAGCTGCCGGCGATGGACTCGCTGGGCGAGGCCCCCGACCTCGTGACCGTCGTGATCGGCAGCAACGACCTGATGAGCCGCACCGGACGGGCGGTCCTGCCCGAGGCCCTCGCCGACCTGCTGGAGCGGCTCCCCCCGGGCACCGTGATGGGCAACCAGCCCGGAGGACAGTCGTCCGCCGTGCGGTTCAACGACCAGGTCGACGAGGCGGTCCGCCGCCGCGGGCTGGTGCGGGCGGAGTTCCGCGATCCCCGCACGAGGAACTGGCGCGGCAAGCTGTCGGCCGACCACTTCCACCCGAACGACGCTGGCTACGCCGGCATGGCCCAGATCGTGCGGGAGGCCGTGCACCGTCGCTGA
- the map gene encoding type I methionyl aminopeptidase: MAIELLTPAQIDEMRPAGRFVAEVLTALREAADVGVNLLELDALAHEMIRARGAESCYIDYHPSFGASPFGKVLCTSVNDAVLHGLPHDYALRDGDLVSFDFAVSVDGWVSDSALSVIVGTPREEDQRLIDITTEALGAGIAQARAGNKVGDIGRAVGDVGRAHGLKVNTQFGGHGVGRTMHGEPHIPNDGRPGRGFPLKPGLVIAIEPWFLHTTDEIVMDPDGWTIRSADGSRGAHMEHTIAITDGDPIVFTARD; encoded by the coding sequence ATGGCGATCGAGCTCCTGACCCCGGCACAGATCGACGAGATGCGTCCGGCCGGACGGTTCGTCGCGGAGGTGCTGACCGCACTGCGCGAGGCGGCCGACGTGGGGGTCAACCTGCTGGAGCTCGATGCTCTGGCGCACGAGATGATCCGCGCCCGCGGTGCTGAGTCCTGCTACATCGACTACCACCCGTCATTCGGCGCGAGCCCGTTCGGCAAGGTCCTGTGCACGTCGGTCAACGACGCGGTGCTGCACGGCCTGCCCCACGACTACGCCCTGCGCGACGGCGACCTGGTGAGCTTCGACTTCGCGGTCTCGGTCGACGGCTGGGTCAGCGACTCCGCCCTGAGCGTCATCGTCGGTACTCCTCGTGAGGAGGACCAGCGCCTCATCGACATCACCACCGAGGCACTGGGAGCGGGCATCGCCCAGGCGCGCGCCGGCAACAAGGTCGGCGACATCGGCCGTGCCGTCGGCGACGTCGGCCGGGCCCACGGGCTCAAGGTCAACACCCAGTTCGGCGGTCACGGCGTCGGTCGGACCATGCACGGCGAGCCGCACATCCCCAACGACGGCCGTCCGGGCCGCGGCTTCCCGCTCAAGCCGGGTCTGGTCATCGCGATCGAGCCGTGGTTCCTGCACACCACCGACGAGATCGTCATGGATCCCGACGGGTGGACCATCCGCAGCGCCGACGGTTCGCGCGGCGCCCACATGGAGCACACGATCGCGATCACCGACGGTGACCCGATCGTCTTCACCGCCCGCGACTGA